A single region of the Mannheimia bovis genome encodes:
- the arcC gene encoding carbamate kinase has protein sequence MSKQTIVLALGGNALGNNLKEQREAVAKTATVIVDILQQGKNIVITHGNGPQVGMIQRAMDDFSKISGDEIPLPTSVAMSQGYIGIDLQNAIKYELVKRGIDQKVSTILSQIEVDAKDPAFENPDKPIGRFLTEAEAQELEAKGIRTMEDAGRGYRIVVPSPKPQRICELDTIKTLVNAGHIVITCGGGGIPVVADEQGRLNGVNAVIDKDNASSLLAQKLNADYLVILTAVEKVAINWGKPNQEWLADLSIAQARQYIAEEQFAKGSMLPKVEAALKFAESGANRRALITLLDKAAEGIAGETGTVIYS, from the coding sequence ATGTCAAAACAAACCATCGTATTAGCCTTAGGTGGTAACGCTTTAGGCAATAATTTGAAAGAACAACGTGAAGCTGTGGCAAAAACGGCAACAGTAATTGTAGATATTTTGCAACAAGGCAAAAATATTGTAATTACCCACGGTAATGGGCCACAAGTAGGGATGATCCAACGTGCAATGGATGATTTCTCAAAAATTTCAGGCGATGAAATCCCTCTACCAACTAGTGTGGCAATGAGCCAAGGTTATATCGGCATTGATTTACAAAATGCGATTAAATATGAGTTAGTTAAACGCGGTATCGACCAGAAAGTCAGTACTATTTTGTCGCAAATTGAAGTGGATGCAAAAGATCCAGCGTTTGAAAACCCGGATAAACCAATCGGTCGTTTCTTAACCGAAGCGGAAGCTCAAGAGTTAGAAGCTAAAGGTATTCGTACAATGGAAGATGCCGGCCGTGGCTATCGTATTGTTGTGCCATCACCAAAACCACAACGCATTTGTGAGTTGGATACGATCAAAACCCTAGTGAATGCGGGTCACATCGTCATTACTTGCGGTGGCGGCGGTATTCCTGTGGTTGCAGATGAACAAGGTCGTTTAAACGGTGTAAATGCAGTTATTGACAAAGATAACGCTAGCTCATTATTAGCGCAAAAACTCAATGCAGATTACTTGGTGATCTTAACAGCAGTGGAAAAAGTAGCGATTAACTGGGGTAAACCAAACCAAGAGTGGTTAGCTGATTTAAGCATTGCCCAAGCTCGTCAATATATTGCCGAAGAGCAATTTGCGAAAGGGTCAATGTTACCAAAAGTAGAAGCTGCATTGAAATTTGCTGAAAGCGGTGCAAACCGCAGAGCATTAATCACCTTATTGGATAAAGCAGCAGAAGGCATTGCAGGTGAAACCGGTACGGTGATTTATTCGTAA